A window of the Trichoderma asperellum chromosome 4, complete sequence genome harbors these coding sequences:
- a CDS encoding uncharacterized protein (EggNog:ENOG41) — protein sequence MAFSEGNPKTMLAIYAASGNDENPLNGLKVGQVPLPTPPEGWVRVKLLASSVNYHDIFTLKGFGAHPIKFPRIIGCEGVGMLEDGSRVVVYPFMTAPTYIGDETLDPGRHALSELTEGTLAEYFIVPEKNVLPLPDTIDVVSGAVLGISWLTAYRMLFTKSGLRAGQTMLVQGSSGGVSTALIQLGAAAGMRVWATGRTAEKRQLAQSLGAEKTFEPGEPLATQVDAVFDTSGAATWKHSMASVKAGGTIVSCGAHSGFELPTDSFRLFVDSLSIHGVYAGSFHEFKDLISFVAVKGIKPCIGKVLPLSQGEEAVKLVFEGKILGKMVLTAGSEVA from the coding sequence ATGGCCTTTTCAGAAGGAAATCCCAAAACTATGCTTGCAATATATGCCGCCAGCGGTAATGATGAGAATCCTCTTAACGGCCTCAAAGTTGGTCAAGTGCCATTGCCTACGCCTCCAGAGGGCTGGGTACGCGTTAAACTTCTGGCCTCGAGTGTCAATTACCATGACATATTCACGCTAAAAGGCTTTGGCGCCCATCCCATCAAATTTCCACGTATCATCGGCTGCGAAGGCGTTGGAATGTTGGAGGATGGAAGTAGAGTGGTTGTTTATCCTTTTATGACCGCACCGACTTATATTGGCGATGAAACGCTTGACCCTGGTCGCCATGCTCTCTCGGAACTCACTGAAGGGACCCTTGCGGAGTATTTCATTGTCCCAGAAAAGAACGTTTTGCCCTTGCCAGACACAATTGATGTGGTCTCAGGAGCTGTGCTTGGAATTTCTTGGCTCACTGCCTATCGTATGCTCTTCACGAAATCCGGCTTGCGAGCTGGGCAGACGATGCTAGTACAAGGAAGCTCAGGCGGTGTCAGTACAGCTCTCATTCAGcttggagcagcagcaggcatgCGCGTTTGGGCCACTGGCCGCACAGCCGAGAAGAGGCAGCTCGCTCAATCACTCGGCGCAGAGAAGACGTTTGAACCTGGGGAACCACTCGCTACTCAAGTCGATGCCGTCTTCGATACAAGTGGTGCTGCGACATGGAAGCATTCGATGGCCTCTGTTAAAGCCGGCGGAACAATTGTAAGCTGCGGTGCCCATAGTGGATTTGAGCTGCCTACGGACTCATTCCGTCTGTTTGTTGACTCACTGAGCATCCACGGCGTGTATGCGGGTTCATTTCATGAGTTCAAAGATCTTATCTCGTTTGTGGCGGTAAAGGGCATTAAGCCCTGCATTGGAAAAGTTCTCCCACTTTCTCAGGGTGAAGAAGCGGTGAAGCTGGTTTTCGAGGGTAAAATATTGGGCAAGATGGTCTTGACAGCGGGCAGTGAAGTGGCATAA
- a CDS encoding uncharacterized protein (EggNog:ENOG41) produces the protein MSTRRYRSAIACQTCRVRKVRCSVSMTGVPCISCEQDQTECVLKPRQGKRFRQSTTVFPAPRHYAASSALPNTTSQSNQEPRNLTPDSSPKSDVGEPRGSRSSLDTPDTRASAVSSERSIAADEERIGVEMIEVALGHPRRAGQVPYYIGEQTGGPTSIMHICTTDHAIPRHLLLPEGKQIVLTEDDRAFFRSKGVYSFLSDATMDSLIRAYFHHVHPIMPVLEADKLLEHHRSKRLHEYNLILLWSLCSISCNYVPPEIYEAEGFASRKAMKSEMYSRAACIYNNGGEKNNFILLQGALLLGFWNSEKEDHMQPWHWSGRAINLCQVLGLHRDIDSVGYNLSITERQRSLFRRLWWTSFWRDRWLAMALGRPLRINLDESDTPDPLVSDMAADLEGIPESTTSAFLPRDLPQLAEYWVQLIHMTKLLGKTLTTCYQLRRPRPTLSKIDSLEAEILQFALPDYPDPNLSRLATFYYYHLQLHYQSILITCYRPYSIETPSDLPPYRQREWQLEMQAKAMSAASKTCNIVYSLAQGNYFSYAGPMTPTLLVPAMQVYLLNCKFGDALSRRLGLNMLNMCMMILEELQKTYSVASVCRGIFGKAIQQLFPDDAASISLFHSLPEPNIVAIPEPMPPTMAIADTPLQLELFGSNASKAEFIDALTAEPSIFSFVDMLNL, from the exons ATGTCAACCCGCCGCTATCGTTCTGCCATCGCCTGTCAAACTTGCCGAGTGCGCAAGGTTCGATGCAGCGTTTCTATGACGGGAGTTCCCTGTATAAGCTGTGAACAGGATCAAACAGAATGCGTCTTGAAGCCAAGACAAGGCAAAAG GTTCCGGCAGAGCACCACCGTGTTTCCGGCGCCCCGTCACTATGCTGCAAGCTCGGCTTTGCCAAATACCACTAGCCAAAGCAATCAAGAGCCAAGAAATCTGACTCCGGATTCCAGCCCAAAGAGTGATGTTGGGGAACCACGCGGTTCTCGGTCATCTTTAGATACGCCTGATACCCGGGCTTCGGCTGTATCTAGTGAGCGAAGTATTGCTGCTGACGAAGAACGAATTGGTGTTGAAATGATAGAGGTAGCTCTGGGACATCCACGAAGAGCAGGTCAGGTACCATACTACATTG GTGAACAAACCGGGGGCCCAACATCTATTATGCATATATGCACAACGGATCATGCTATTCCTagacatcttcttctgccagaAGGAAAACAAATCGTATTAACGGAAGATGACAGAGCTTTTTTTCGCAGTAAAGGTGTCTATTCTTTCTTGTCAGACGCAACCATGGATAGCTTGATACGAGCGTACTTTCACCATGTCCACCCAATCATGCCAGTCTTGGAGGCAGATAAGCTCCTGGAACACCACCGCTCTAAGCGATTACATGAGTACAATTTGATATTGCTGTGGTCACTTTGTTCTATATCCTGCAAT TATGTACCTCCCGAGATATATGAAGCCGAAGGATTTGCATCTCGAAAAGCCATGAAATCCGAAATGTATTCTCGTGCAGCC TGCATATACAACAATGGTGGTGAAAAGAACAACTTTATTCTCCTACAGGGAGCACTGCTATTAGGCTTTTGGAATTctgaaaaagaagaccatATGCAACCGTGGCATTGGAGCGGCCGAGCAATCAATCTATGCCAAGTACTTGGGCTCCACCGCGATATTGATTCCGTCGGATACAACCTGTCTATAACCGAACGGCAGCGTTCCCTATTTCGTAGATTATGGTGGACTTCCTTTTGGCGTGACCGCTGGCTTGCTATGGCCCTTGGAAGACCTCTCCGAATCAACTTGGACGAATCTGACACCCCGGATCCATTAGTGTCAGATATGGCGGCAGATCTGGAAGGCATTCCGGAATCCACAACTTCGGCTTTCCTGCCGAGGGACTTGCCGCAATTGGCGGAATACTGGGTCCAGCTTATACACATGACAAAATTGCTTGGCAAGACACTCACAACATGCTATCAGCTCCGACGCCCAAGACCAACCCTTAGCAAAATTGACTCCCTAGAGGCGGAAATACTACAGTTTGCTTTACCAGACTACCCGGATCCCAACCTATCTCGGCTCGCAACGTTCTATTATTACCATCTACAGCTGCATTATCA ATCCATTTTAATTACGTGCTATCGACCGTATAGTATAGAAACTCCTTCAGATCTCCCTCCGTACCGACAGAGAGAATGGCAACTGGAAATGCAAGCAAAGGCAATGTCTGCTGCTTCAAAAACTTGTAACATCGTATATTCTCTCGCCCAGGGCAATTACTTTTCCTATGCAGGGCCAATGAC GCCAACCCTATTGGTTCCAGCTATGCAAGTATATCTGCTCAACTGTAAATTTGGCGACGCCTTATCAAGACGCCTCGGGCTGAACATGCTAAACATGTGCATGATGATTTTGGAGGAGCTGCAAAAAACCTACTCAGTCGCCTCAGTTTGCCGAGGTATATTCGGCAAGGCTATACAGCAGCTTTTCCCAGATGACGCCGCGAGCATTTCTTTATTCCACTCTCTCCCCGAACCGAATATCGTTGCCATTCCCGAGCCGATGCCCCCTACTATGGCTATTGCAGATACTCCTCTTCAACTCGAGCTATTTGGCTCGAATGCTTCCAAGGCTGAATTTATCGACGCTCTTACTGCAGAGCCATCTATTTTTAGCTTTGTGGATATGCTTAACTTATAG
- a CDS encoding uncharacterized protein (EggNog:ENOG41) codes for MAASKLSQASVAIIITSTRTPRIGPKIANIIKDIVEEADQNETKLSLVDLADFKLPIYDETVVPYQVPSQASYANEHSRRWSAEISKHDAYVLVIPENEWIGKPAAIVSYGMAGGKNASDQVKTSLEGTEMRVSPTRPQLVFVKSDEISDIFTAMHKGELGERSREIWTTKDKQDILKAFGELKEALKTPSAEKRN; via the exons ATGGCAGCCTCTAAGCTATCACAGGCCAGCGTGGCCATCATTATCACCAGCACTCGAACTCCTAGAATTGGCCCCAAAATCGCAAACATTATCAAAGACATCGTAGAAGAAGCAGATCAAAACGAAACGAAGCTCTCTTTAGTCGACCTAGCAGACTTCAAGCTACCCATCTATGATGAGACCGTTGTTCCATACCAGGTCCCCTCTCAGGCATCCTATGCAAATGAGCACAGTCGTCGCTGGAGTGCCGAGATCTCCAAGCACGATGCCTATGTCCTCGTTATCCCAGA AAACGAGTGGATAGGCAAGCCCGCAGCCATCGTCAGCTACGGTATGGCTGGCGGTAAAAACGCTTCAGACCAGGTCAAGACGTCGCTTGAGGGAACCGAGATGCGCGTGAGTCCTACAAGGCCTCAGCTGGTATTTGTCAAGAGCGATGAAATTTCCGATATTTTCACAGCCATGCACAAGGGAGAACTCGGGGAAAGGTCACGCGAGATTTGGACGACTAAGGATAAGCAGGACATCTTAAAGGCTTTCGGGGAATTGAAAGAGGCTCTTAAGACTCCTTCcgcagaaaagaggaactaa
- a CDS encoding uncharacterized protein (EggNog:ENOG41), with product MEYEPIRHLPGGNHIRILSLAPSANLSDPIHVKLSVVKLADEPTFIALSYVWGSEVGKLPITCNGEQFLVTQNLDSALRHLRDEAKERILWIDAICINQNDDQERGFQVNLMKDIYRMAHAVVIWLGEADADSDLVFPLCEKMTESRLDLLKDLESGLDVVMGPNRKQILEKMMRDAKKRNAEKEREAANLESVSDTASNVASKVDGPSEVDGTIADTGDEEVDVSDASDEEISAFMRLIARPWFTRCWILQEVCLAKQAVLLCGTQAIDWDIFYIGFVITVLMSEKGLRGRPEQLFRTALVLIGRLRTKIHDEQSPYEGAGLLWLLSRVWSLSATNARDKVYAILGLLGEKESRELNIIPDYTQSVEECYQKTSLLIMSQTKNLDILHTDRIFESTLDLPSWVTDWRSLPDPSPICLDPHSYDIKGEEEDKRPFNASLSTQWTPKISSDAKILMLSGYDFDEIIEVEDILTVPAADHNDIAGMASSISNATSFMKRLILGLGSYFDILVKWEALATSKKYSKYPTGEDTETVFAMTMCTGSIDSPELALQRFQKWRKTLRGPRKMTFLKNIGINGGFYKTMVAAVGIGSGLSVVDDRVYATATEATLWRRLARTKKGYLAVIPSQTIVGDHVALYKGGRMPFVVRQREANKRELIGPCYVHGIMYGESWDEALCNDVGII from the exons ATGGAGTATGAGCCTATCCGGCATCTGCCAGGCGGCAATCACATCCGAATTTTGAGCCTGGCTCCGAGCGCAAATTTGTCTGATCCAATTCATGTCAAGTTATCAGTTGTCAAGCTGGCAGACGAGCCAACTTTTATTGCTCTTTCTTATGTCTGGGGATCTGAAGTTGGAAAG CTGCCGATCACTTGCAATGGTGAACAATTTCTTGTTACGCAAAATCTGGACTCTGCTTTGCGCCACTTACGCGACGAAGCCAAAGAGAGGATATTATGGATCGATGCTATTTGTATCAACCAGAATGATGATCAAGAACGCGGTTTTCAGGTTAATCTCATGAAAGACATTTATCGCATGGCACATGCCGTTGTCATCTGGTTAGGAGAGGCTGATGCGGACAGCGATCTGGTTTTCCCACTATGCGAGAAGATGACTGAAAGTAGACTTGATCTGCTAAAAGATTTAGAATCCGGACTCGACGTCGTAATGGGCCCGAACCGAAAGCAGATCTTAGAGAAAATGATGAGAGACGCAAAAAAGCGAAatgcagagaaagaaagggaggCGGCAAACCTTGAAAGCGTCTCGGATACAGCCTCCAATGTTGCCTCCAAAGTCGATGGCCCCTCTGAAGTTGATGGTACTATTGCCGACACGGGAGACGAGGAAGTCGACGTATCTGATGCTAGCGACGAAGAAATTTCAGCCTTCATGAGATTGATTGCTCGCCCATGGTTTACTCGATGTTGGATTCTCCAGGAAGTCTGCCTTGCAAAACAGGCAGTGTTATTGTGCGGTACCCAAGCGATTGACTGGGATATATTCTACATCGGCTTTGTAATAACCGTTCTTATGAGCGAAAAGGGACTCCGAGGCCGACCAGAGCAGCTCTTTCGAACGGCACTGGTACTAATTGGCAGGCTACGAACAAAAATACACGATGAGCAATCGCCATACGAAGGTGCCGGGCTTCTGTGGCTACTTAGTAGGGTATGGTCACTGAGTGCGACAAACGCCCGGGACAAGGTTTATGCCATTCTAGGTCTTCTTGGCGAGAAAGAGTCTCGGGAGTTGAACATAATACCTGACTATACACAATCAGTTGAAGAATGCTACCAGAAGACCTCTCTACTCATTATGTCCCAGACGAAGAATTTGGACATTCTCCATACCGATCGCATATTTGAATCCACGCTGGACTTGCCATCGTGGGTTACAGATTGGAGAAGTTTACCTGATCCTAGCCCCATATGTCTAGATCCGCATTCATACGATataaaaggagaagaggaagacaagcGACCATTCAACGCTTCGCTTTCTACCCAATGGACACCGAAAATTAGCTCTGATGCGAAAATCCTGATGCTATCTGGGTATGACTTTGATGAAATAATAGAAGTGGAAGATATTCTTACCGTTCCCGCTGCCGACCATAACGATATTGCCGGAATGGCAAGTTCCATATCAAACGCCACGAGCTTTATGAAAAGATTAATCCTCGGCCTGGGCTCCTATTTCGACATTTTAGTAAAATGGGAAGCCTTAGCCACGTCCAAAAAATACTCAAAATACCCGACTGGCGAAGACACAGAAACTGTATTTGCCATGACCATGTGCACCGGAAGCATTGATTCGCCTGAACTGGCGCTTCAGAGATTTCAAAAGTGGCGCAAAACGCTTCGAGGACCTCGGAAGATGACTTTCCTGAAGAATATCGGTATCAACGGCGGCTTTTACAAGACAATGGTTGCGGCTGTGGGGATAGGCTCCGGGCTTAGCGTTGTGGATGACAGGGTGTATGCCACCGCAACTGAAGCGACACTATGGCGACGCTTGGCCAGGACAAAGAAGGGGTACTTGGCGGTTATTCCCAGTCAAACAATTGTTGGCGATCATGTTGCTCTATACAAGGGTGGTAGAATGCCGTTTGTTGTTCGTCAACGAGAGGCCAACAAGAGGGAGCTCATAGGACCATGCTATGTTCACGGTATCATGTATGGAGAGTCGTGGGATGAGGCGCTGTGTAACGATGTAGGTATTATCTGA
- the AMD1 gene encoding AMP deaminase (BUSCO:EOG092D0OVH~TransMembrane:1 (o531-548i)), protein MCSHHREERGRENTPQLPVDAQDDVLPRDIPQRTTFYDSVVERQMSQADAKLFYQRSQLDDSRSSVAGDQALSASYNDPVAALAANSGLEYEEDTDLPGSVGKSSRAGVDSARIAAEASRGMSNSFLDSQPQVTAELSSISKSIEDIIALRQKYMALSLQRPGDDPKDSPDWEIYPYGDEPGDDFDMEHFMPLPSNDDSMTFKLSDTGVYEILKNDDSQTLAFSAPTIRQFYMDLDSILTASSDGPSKSFAFRRLQYLEGKFNLYALLNEYQETADSKKVPHRDFYNVRKVDTHVHHSASMNQKHLLRFIKSRMKKNPDEVVLFRDGKHLTLAEVFASINLTAYDLSIDTLDMHAHTDSFHRFDKFNLKYNPIGESRLREIFLKTDNLIKGRYLAELTKEVISDLEASKYQMAEWRLSIYGKSLDEWDKLAAWVVDNKLFSQNVRWLIQVPRLYDVYKDNGLMESFDQIVTNVFQPLFEVTKDPSSHPKLHIFLQRVVGIDTVDDESKIERRLYRKFPVPREWNTKQNPPYNYWIYYLFSNIAALNFLRKKRGFNTLILRPHCAEAGDPEHLAAATLCCHSISHGVLLRKVPLLQYVFYLEQIGVAMSPLSNNALFLSYDRNPFPQYFKRGLNVSLSTDDPLQFAFTKEPLMEEYAVAAQIYKLSPTDMCELAKNSVLQSGYEAAVKRHWLGPNFDKPGKEGNTMAKTNVPDRREEFRYHTLLTEREVLSRYASFNNNIEKGNAKSDLAAQAPSGNLPSSSATEAASSITTPISTAEQALPHRSTSNSVADAHISGSDPMIFPGILSRDSSRRNLTKMDNWGIQSTELPTSPEVDTE, encoded by the exons ATGTGTTCTCATCACAGAGAAGAGCGTGGTAGAGAGAATACCCCTCAGTTGCCGGTTGACGCTCAAGATGACGTGCTTCCAAGAGATATTCCTCAGCGCACTACCTTTTACGACTCTGTCGTTGAGCGGCAAATGTCCCAAGCGGATGCCAAGCTCTTTTACCAGCGCAGCCAGCTAGATGACTCTCGCAGTTCAGTAGCTGGTGACCAGGCTCTATCAGCCTCGTACAATGACCCGGTCGCAGCTTTGGCAGCAAACTCGGGGCTCGAGTACGAGGAGGATACTGACCTTCCAGGCTCTGTTGGGAAGAGTTCCAGAGCTGGTGTAGACAGCGCGAGAATCGCAGCTGAAGCTAGTAGAGGAATGTCAAACAGCTTCCTAGACTCTCAGCCACAAGTGACGGCAGAGCTGAGCTCCATATCTAAGAGCATAGAGGATATCATAGCTCTGAGACAAAAATATATGGCTCTCTCGCTGCAACGTCCTGGTGATGACCCGAAGGATAGTCCTGACTGGGAGATTTATCCGTATGGGGATGAACCAGGAGACGACTTCGATATGGAGCATTtcatgccattgccatctAACGATGACAGCATGACATTTAAGCTCAGTGATACTGGAGTTTATGAAATCCTCAAGAATGACGATTCTCAGACACTTGCTTTCTCAGCCCCAACTATTCGACAATTCTATATGGACCTTGACAGCATCCTTACTGCCTCCTCGGATGGGCCAAGCAAGAGTTTCGCCTTCCGCCGCCTTCAATATTTGGAAGGCAAATTTAATCTGTATGCGCTTCTTAACGAGTATCAAGAAACCGCGGACAGCAAAAAAGTTCCTCACCGAGACTTTTACAATGTCCGAAAAGTAGACACTCACGTTCATCACTCGGCATCTATGAACCAAAAGCATCTATTGCGCTTTATCAAGAGccggatgaagaagaatccTGACGAAGTCGTTTTGTTTCGTGACGGGAAGCATTTGACACTTGCGGAGGTGTTTGCCAGTATCAATCTCACAGCTTATGACTTGAGCATTGATACGCTAGACATGCAC GCCCACACAGACTCCTTCCACCGGTTTGACAAGTTCAACTTGAAATACAACCCAATTGGAGAATCTCGACTTAGAGAAATTTTCCTAAAGACGGACAACCTCATCAAGGGCCGGTATCTAGCCGAACTCACCAAGGAAGTTATTTCAGATCTTGAGGCTAGCAAGTACCAAATGGCTGAATGGCGTCTTTCGATTTACGGCAAATCTCTGGATGAGTGGGATAAACTCGCAGCTTGGGTTGTCGACAATAAGCTTTTTTCGCAAAACGTCCGCTGGCTCATCCAGGTACCTCGTTTATACGATGTGTACAAAGATAATGGGCTGATGGAGTCGTTTGACCAAATCGTGACCAACGTCTTCCAGCCGCTGTTTGAAGTTACCAAGGATCCCTCGAGCCACCCGAAACTGCACATCTTCCTTCAGCGCGTCGTCGGTATCGATACcgttgatgatgagagcAAGATCGAGAGGAGGTTGTACAGGAAGTTTCCCGTTCCGCGAGAGTGGAACACAAAGCAGAACCCGCCATACAACTACTGGATCTACTATCTCTTCTCTAACATAGCAGCTCTCAATTTCTTGCGCAAGAAGCGAGGATTCAACACCCTTATCCTGCGGCCGCACTGTGCTGAAGCCGGAGATCCAGAGCATTTGGCAGCTGCGACGCTCTGCTGCCATAGCATTAGTCATGGAGTTTTGCTTCGTAAGGTGCCCTTGCTGCAGTATGTGTTTTATCTGGAGCAGATTGGAGTCGCCATGTCTCCGCTTAGCAATAACGCACTCTTCTTATCATACGATCGCAATCCATTCCCTCAGTACTTCAAAAGGGGTCTCAACGTGTCTCTCTCGACCGACGACCCATTACAATTTGCATTCACTAAGGAACCGTTAATGGAGGAATACGCGGTCGCCGCACAGATTTATAAGCTTAGCCCGACAGATATGTGCGAGCTGGCCAAGAACTCAGTCTTGCAGAGTGGCTACGAAGCGGCTGTTAAACGTCACTGGCTAGGACCGAATTTTGACAAGCCaggcaaagaaggaaacACTATGGCCAAGACCAATGTCCCTGACAGGAGGGAAGAGTTTAGATATCACACTCTGCTTACAGAGCGGGAGGT ATTGAGCCGATATGCTTCGTTCAATAACAATATTGAAAAAGGAAACGCCAAGAGTGATCTTGCAGCACAGGCACCAAGCGGAAATTTGCCGTCTTCAAGCGCAACAGAAGCTGCATCGAGCATCACCACTCCGATCTCTACAGCTGAACAGGCGCTGCCTCACCGAAGTACTTCAAACTCTGTTGCCGATGCGCACATATCGGGCAGCGATCCGATGATTTTCCCCGGCATCTTGAGCCGGGACTCCAGTCGGCGCAATCTAACTAAGATGGACAACTGGGGCATCCAATCTACTGAGCTGCCTACTAGTCCAGAGGTAGACACTGAGTAA
- a CDS encoding uncharacterized protein (EggNog:ENOG41) — protein MNVDLKCLISGIIAIIDASIQLYEAVDDVSGLPRSFRDVADRLPAILHTLEAALYWLAEEEEDACMLSTDQYIALSTMLKSCRNKAIAIQKVLQSVIPDANASLIMRCAKAIKAISSTNTVDSLMQGILHDLQVLTANRAVNTASRSQIKRYIKGRFEEEARDVCL, from the coding sequence ATGAATGTTGATCTGAAGTGCCTCATCTCAGGTATCATCGCCATTATTGACGCCTCTATCCAGCTATATGAGGCCGTTGACGATGTCTCAGGCTTGCCACGGTCGTTTCGCGATGTGGCCGATCGCTTACCCGCCATTCTACACACGTTAGAGGCAGCGCTTTACTGGCtggcagaagaggaagaagacgcaTGCATGTTGTCGACTGATCAATACATTGCATTGTCCACGATGCTTAAGAGTTGCCGTAATAAAGCAATTGCTATCCAAAAAGTCCTACAAAGCGTCATTCCCGACGCCAATGCCTCGCTTATAATGCGGTGTGCAAAGGCAATAAAGGCGATCTCCAGCACAAACACAGTCGACAGCCTGATGCAAGGCATTCTTCACGACCTCCAAGTACTGACGGCGAACCGTGCGGTAAATACTGCTTCAAGGTCCCAAATCAAGCGCTACATCAAAGGCCGCTTCgaggaagaagcgagagaTGTATGCCTCTGA
- a CDS encoding uncharacterized protein (EggNog:ENOG41~SECRETED:SignalP(1-25)), producing the protein MLRDCYKRLFFFLLYFFSVYTATMANGANDELGSFFAVYPQFEYDPQEKSWTAYNRLVDFFGWKTNSKKERKARDKFKKALVGRFGQLYGTDENKLEVLQDLCRKVGISPVPSTITTCKKAISKVHVNIVDFIDSERTGEPVPTFRSLKEFQAYTTKSSKVFPKKEAKKSGLLRYLLRRVF; encoded by the exons ATGCTTCGTGATTGCTACaaacgactttttttttttttactctatTTCTTCTCTGTTTATACAGCAACCATGGCAAATGGAGCAAACGACGAACTTGGTAGTTTTTTTGCCGTTTATCCTCAGTTCGAGTACGACCCACAAGAGAAATCGTGGACCGCCTACAACCGCCTAGTTGACTTCTTTGGATGGAAGACGAACAGCAAAAAGGAACGAAAGGCCCGGGACAAGTTCAAAAAGGCGCTTGTAGGGCGGTTTGGGCAGCTGTATGGCACGGATGAGAATAAGCTGGAGGTGCTGCAGGATCTTTGCCGGAAGGTTGGGATATCTCCCGTTCCGAGCACTATAACGACTTGCAAAAAG GCTATTAGCAAAGTTCACGTCAATATCGTCGATTTCATCGACTCGGAGCGGACTGGAGAGCCAGTTCCCACGTTTCGAAGCTTGAAGGAATTTCAGGCGTATACCACAAAGAGTTCGAAAGTGTTTCCGAAGAAGGAAGCCAAGAAAAGTGGGTTGTTGAGATATCTGCTTCGTAGGGTCTTTTAG